DNA sequence from the Acidobacteriota bacterium genome:
TCGATCAGAACGGTAACCACGAGAAGACCGTCGAGGCCGCGCAGTTCCTCGCCAACCTGCTCAGCTTTCAGGAAGCAGCGGTCTTCATTCCCGGAAACGATCGGCACGTCGACGCAGGTGCGAGGGCCTTGCTTGCCCACGCTCCCCACTACGAGGAGTGGCCGCAGGTGCTGCTTCAGATACACCGCGTCGGTGAACTCATCGCGCGGATCCGCTCCACTCCCCCCGCTACCCATGGCTTCCTTCAGAAAGCGGCTTCCGAGGCCAGCGATCCAGTGCTGCAGTCCGCGGCCCGGTACTTCCTGGCAGATGAACTCATGAGGTCAGCCAACGACCTCTCGCTGTCGCCAGAGCACCGGGAAGACCGGCGACGCCGCGCGCTCACAATGGCGACCGGCCTGATGTGGGGTGTGGAACGCGAAGAGTTCCTTGTACCGGCGTTCGGCGACTCGACGAGCCGGACGTTCGCGGATGCCGAGGCCGACCTGGTGCACCGCATACACCACGCAACCGTGGGAGGCACGCTTCCCGACCTGACCGGTACCCGCTTCGACGGCGTTCACGAAAGCCTGAACGCCTACCAGGGGAGGGTCCTTCTACTCGATTTCTGGGCCACCTGGTGCGGGCCCTGCCTGGCAGCCCTGCCGGATCTGCGCGAACTGGTCGCCCGCCTGCCGGCCGATCGGTTCGCCCTCCTCGCGATCAGCGTTGACGCTGATCTTGAAACGGCTACAGCGTTCTTCAAAGAAGACCACGTCATCGAACTCCTCAACAAGCAGCCCGTGCCCTGGGCAAACTGGTATGCCGGCGTGGGCAGCGCGATCCAGTGGCGGCTCGCCGTGGACGCGTTCCCTACGTACGTGCTTGCCGACCACGGAGGTCGGATTCTCGCCAGAACGCACGAACTCTCCGAGGAGTTCATCGCGCTGATCGACGAGGCTGTCCGGGCGATCGAAACGGGCTGAGTTCGGTATCCCTCCGCTTCGTCATGTCGCCAAACGGCTCGGCGTATGCTCACGCGCCAACGCAGGGCCAAACACGACCCGGAGATTCCGCCCATGCCCATCCTCGACTTCAGCCTCACCGACCAGATCGCACTCGTCACCGGCGCCTCGCGCGGCATCGGGGAGGCGATCGCCCGCGGCTTCGCCGAGCAGGGCGCGACCGTGATCCTCGCGTCGCGGAAACAGGAAGGGCTCGACCAGGTCGCCGAGTCGATCGAGGCCGACGGCGGGAAGGCGGTGCCGATCGCCTGCCACGCGGGCAACGTGGAGCAGATAGCGAGTCTGTTCGAACGCATCGAGAGTGAGTTCGGCCGGCTCGACATCCTCGTCAACAACGCGGCGACGAATCCCTACTTCGGGCCGGCAATCGAGATGCCGGAGTGGGCCTTCGACAAGACCCTGGAAGTGAATCTGAAAGGCTACTTCGTCCACATTCAGCAGGCGGCTCGGCTGATGAAGAAGCAGGGTTCGGGCAACGTGATCAGCGTCGCCTCGATCGCCGGCCTGCGCCCCGGTCCGAACGAGCTGACCTACGCGCTGACCAAGGCGGCGGTGCTCAACATGACCCGCGGCTGGGCCAAGGAGCTCGGTCGGTACGGCATCCGGGTCAACGCGATCGCGCCTGGAGTGGTCGAGACGTTCTTTGCCAGTGTCCTCGTCGACACGGAGGAGAAGCGGCAGGCGATCGCCAGTCGCACCCCGGTGGGCCGCCACGCCCAGCCGAACGAGATCGCCGGCGCCGCCGTGTTCCTCGCCTCGAAGATGGGCAGCTACGTGACCGGCGCGACGATCGTCATGGACGGCGGCTCCTCGGCCTGAGTGGCCGACCTCAGAGTTCGGCGCGGCGGCGGTCGTGCGCGTCGGCGACTGCTTCGAGCAGGTTGCCGAGCAGGTCGCCGTCGACGTAGTCGTTGTCGACCACGTTGATCAGGAAGTACGTATCGTGGATGCTCTGGAGCAGGCGGCGTGATTCGCTGTCTTCGTCGTACACCGCCGCCCAGGAGGACAGCCACAGGTCGAAGGCTTCGTCCTTCCACACCTCGAACGAGCGCGGATCGACGATCGTCGGCTGGCGGATCTCCTCACCCGGGAACACACCCCAGGTCACCGCGTTGACCGAGTCGCAGTTGCTGTGGGCCGTGCCGGACCGGTCGATCGCGTGATACGTCACGCTCGGCTTGCCGTCCAATGCCGCGAGAAGCGACGGCACCTGCTCCGGCGCCACGAAGAACTCCAGGTACGCCTTCTGGTACACGCGGCCTCCTGCGCCGCCCCAGCCGACGGCCGGATCGTCGGACGGAGCGCCGTTCACCCGCGGCTGCGAGTTGATCGTGAGCAGCCCAGCCAGGTTCAGCCGCACCAGGGCGTTGCGTAGCGGTTCGCTCTCCAGGTCCAGCGGCCAGTCGTACCAGGGGATCCCGTCGACGTCCCCGCGGCAGAACCCCGCGAACACCTCGCGCACCTGGTCGATTGAGTGCAGCTCGCGGCCCCAACGCTCGCGGGCGACATCGGCCTTGATCGGGCGAAACGCGAGGTGGTGATCGCCGAGATCGCCGAACGCGGGTGAACCGGCATCGCCCCAGCGCCCGTTCGGAAACTCGTCCCAGGCTAACGTCCGGGCGAGGTAGCTCTTCGGCCGGTTGGCCCAGAAGATCGGACGGACGTCCTCCTTGGGGCGCCCGACGGCCGTCGCGCTCCGCCAGGGCAGCACCCGCTCGACACGCTCCGGCACGATGCCGAGCCGGTCCAGGATGACCTGCACCGATCGTTCGAGGTTCAAGGTGTAGAAGTGAAGACCGGGGGCACCGCCGTCCAGCAGGCGGCGGCAGATGTCCGTCAGCAGATCCTGGCCGTACTCGCGGACCGAGGCGTCGTGGAACCGGCGCGCCTCGATCTCGTTGACGATCTCGGGCGGCGCGCTGGCGCCAAAGCCAGTGATGCGCTGAAAGGACTGGTAGCCGTTGATGGGCGCCAGTCCGGGAACGATCGGACAAGCGATTCCTCGTTCCCGGCAATCCTCCAGGAAGCGGAAGTACAGCTCCGGTTCGTAGAACATCTGCGTGATCACGAAATCGGCGCCGGTCTCGACCTTGGCGGCCAGATGGTCGAGATCCCGCTCCCGGCTAGGAGCCTCCGGGTGGCCTTCCGGGTAGCCGCCGACGCAGATCCCGAAGTGATCTCCATGCTCTTCACGGATGAAGCGCACGAGGTCCGAGGCGTACGAAAAGCCGTCGGCGATCGGCGACCAGGCGCCACGGCCGCGGGGCGGATCCCCCCGCAGCGCGAGGATGTTGCCGATGCCGCGGGCGCGGCAGTCGTCCAGCACCGCCGCGATCCGGCGCCGGGGCATGTTGGTACAGGTCAGGTGCATCATCGTTTCGAGGCCGAGCACGTTCTCGATCGTGTTCGCCAACTCGAACGTCAGTTCCGCCGTGCTGCCGCCGGCGCCCCAGGTCACGTCGACGAACGCCGGCTCCAGCCGCCCCATGCGCTCGATGCGCGCGTAGAGGTTCTCGATCCCGGTCTCCGTCTTCGGCGGGAAGTACTCGAAGGAGTAGAACGGCCGTCCTTCCGAGATCGCGGAGCGCAGCTTGTTGATCAGCTTCACAACGAAGCGGATCCTACGCCGACTCGCTGGCCACCCGCTCCGCCTGCCGCACGAGACCGGGAGCCCGGAGCCGCTCCTCCATCGCCGCCAATCCCGGACCGGCGCCCCGCCATCGGAGTTCATCCACCGACCCGCTGACCGGCGCGTCGCGCACCAGGGTGGCAAGCTCGCGGAAGAGTTCCGCCGCTTCCCGCTCCTCGCGCAGCGTCGCGGCCAGACGGTCCCGTCCCCGCACCTTGACGGCCCACTTCCACGGCTCGTTCGGTATCTCCTCCAGGTGGACATAGTGCGCCAGCACGGTCGCAGCCGACTTGGCGCCCCAGCCTCGCAGTCCCGGAAAACCGTCGGCGCTGTCCCCGACCAGGGCGAGGTAGTCCGGGATCGACTCCGGCTCCACACCGAACTTCTCCCGGATGCCGTCGGCGTCCCAGCGCAGGCCGCGGCGACGGTCGACCTGTACGACCCGGCCGCCACGGCCGGAGTCGACGCACTGCGCCAGGTCCTTGTCGGGCGTGCAGATGCGGACCTCGACCACCCGTTCGTCGGCGGCAGCCATCGCGGCGCCGCTGGCCATTCCGTCGTCCGCTTCGTGCTCCACCATTGGCCAGACGGTCACCCCGAGCGCGTCCAGCGCCTCCTCGAGCAACGGGAACTGGGCCAGAAGCTCCGGGTCGATCCCCTCGCCGGTCTTGTAGCCGGGCCAGAGGTCGTTGCGAAACGACTCGATCACGTGGTCCGTCGCCACGGCGACGTGGGTCGCGCCGTCGCGAAACATGCCGAGCACCGAGAACACGACCCCGCGCACCGCGCCGACCTCGACCCCTTCGTCGTTCCGGTAGCTCGGGGCTCCGAAGTGATGGCGGAAGAGCTCGTAGGTGCCGTCGATCAGGTGGACATACATGAGCGCGCCGCCGCGGGCAAGCTACCATCAGCCGCCATGGCCGCTACCTCTCCCCTGCTCGTGCTCGCCTTCGCGGTGAGCGCGGCGGTGCCGGCGACGGCCGCGAACCTGCCCGGCGACCCTCTGACCGGTTCCGGTGACGTGGCGCGGACCCTGCTGCCGCCGGCGCAACTGCAGGCAGGCGAACTCCCGTCGCCGGTCGACAACGCGGCCTTCGCGCTGCCGGAGAACGCAGCGCCTCCACGCCACGAGATGCGGGGGACGTTGCAGTTGTTCGGCGGCGGCCCGTCTTCGTGGACCGTCCACCATGACTTCCACTCACGAGCCCACGAGCCGCCGGTCGTCGCCGCCCTGCGCCGTGTTCCGCGGCTCGACCTCGTCCTCACGCAGAGCGGCTCCCACCTGATCCCGGCGAACCGTGCCCTCCGCTTTACCGGTGACGCCTACTGGAACGCGATCGTCGGCGCGGGACGCATCTGGAGCGAGCGCGGAGACGGCGGCAGCAGCCGGGCGTCGCTGCCGATCACTCTGGTCGAGCGCAACCAGAACTGCGCGTACCACGGCGTCGTGACCTTTCTCTTCGACGGCAGCGGAACCTCGCCCGCCGCCTTCCAGGTGACCCAGGAGACCTGCAAGTACTTCAAGTTCGATCTGTGGGGCGCCGGCCCCTCACGCTACACGGCCGGCGAAGCGACGCAATCCGACGCGGTCGCCGCCGCCTATGCGGCGGAACTCAGGGCCCGGATACCCGTGCGACCGATCGACGAGATCCGAAACGACCACCCACGCTCCCAGGTCTACCCGCAGTCGTTCGGCGCCGGCATGGACCGCGAGCACCTGACCGCCTACGGCGTCGCCTTCGGGGGTGTCCACTACGCGGGGCCCGTCCGCACGCGCCATGGCGACTACCCCTACCCGGATCAGATCCGCCTGCCCTCCTACTCGACCGCGAAGACCGCCTTCGCCGCGGTGTCCCTGATGCGGCTCGCACAGCTCCACGGTGAGGAGGTGGCGCAGTTGCTCCTCCGGAACTACCTGCCGAAACCGCCGAAGGACGCCTGGCAGGACGTGACCTTCGAGCACGCCCTGGACATGGCCACTGGCCACTACTGGGATCCCGCCGACCAGGAGGACGAGAAGGACACGACGACCGAACTGAACTTCTTCGTCGTGGAGAACCAGAACCGCAGACTCCGAGGGGCCCTGGCCTACACCAGAAAGGAGCCGCCCGGCCGGCGCTGGGTGTACCACACGACGGACACGTACCTGCTCACGTACGCGATGACCGAGTACCTCGGCCGTCTGGTCGGCGCCACGAAGAAAGAGCCCGCCGACCTGCTGGCCTTCATCGCCGACGAGGTCTATCGGCCCCTGGGGCTGTCGGCGGGCGCGCTTCAGGCCGTGCGCACCGACAATCGGGCCGACGGCCGGCCCTTCGGCGGCTACGGCATGTTCTGGACGCCGGACGACATCCTCAAGATCGCCAACCTGCTGAACGCGAATCGCGGCCGGATCGGTGACCGGCAGTTGCTTCATCCCGACCTGCTGGCCGCGGCCATGCAGGAGAACCCCAACGACCGCGGTCTAGACGCCGTCCACCAGACCAAGCCGAACAAGTACAACAACTCCGTCTGGTCCCGGCAGATCCAGGTCCCGGACGGGGGCACCGGCACGAAGGAGATCTGGGTGCGCCAGATGCTCGGCTACGGCGGCATCGGCGTCCTGATGCTCCCCAACGGGGCGGTCTTCTACTACTTCGGAGACGATGACGACCACGAGTGGCTGCGCTCGGCACGGGAGGCGTACAAGCTGAGATGACGGATTCAGCGCGGGAGGGACTTGCGATAGAGGGACCGTTCAGCGGCTTCCGTGTGATCGAACTCGCCCAGGGCGTCGCGGGACCCTACTGCGGCAAGCTGCTGGCCGACCTCGGCGCCGACGTGATCAAGGTCGAACCGCCGGCCGGCGATCGAAGCCGCCGGGTGAAGGGCGCGGACCCCGCGAAGACCCCCGACCCGGAAGGCTCGCCGCTGTTCCTCTACTGCAACACGAGCAAGCGCGGCATCGTCCTCGACCTGGACGACGGCCGCGACCGAAAGACATTCGTCGAAATGCTCGGTGACGCCGCCGTCCTGATCACCGACCGCGAGCCGCCGGTACAGGCACCGGACGATTTGATCGTCGCCGCGGTCACACCGTACGGCCTCGAGGGCCCCAGGGCCGCCGCGCCCGCCGGGGAGTTGACGCTCGCCCACGGCGGCGGTCTCGTCAATCAGATGCCCGCCCGGTCACGCGACATCGACCGCGCCCCGGTGACCCTGGGCGGACAGCAGGCCGGTTACCACGGCGGCCTGGTGACGGCGCTCGCGGTCGCGGCGCTGCTCTACGAGCGCCGCCGCGGCGCCGCCGGCGGCCGGGTCGACGTGTCGATCCAGGACGTGATGGTCAGCCTGGTCGCGCCGCTTCTCGCCAGCGCGCGCTACCACGAGACGACATGGTCGCGGGTACCGGACCGCCCGCCCGCGATGGGTCGTCTCGAGACCAGCGACGGTTACGTGATCCTCAACGCCTTCGACGACCACCACTTCGCGCTCTTCCGCGAACTGATGGGCTCTCCCTCCTGGTGCGAGGGGGACGAGTGGCTGGACATGGCCTACCGCAGCCACCACATGATGGAGATCGCACCCCACGTCGATGCCTGGGCGCTCGATCAGAAACGCGACGATCTCTACCACCGCGCCGCGCAGCTCGGCATTCCGGTCGGTCCGATCCACGACGCCGCGGACGTCATGGCCTACCCGCAGTACGAGGCGCGCGACTACTTCACCGCCGTCGACCACCCCCGCACCGGAACCAAACGCTACGCCGGCTGGCCGTACCGGATGGGAGCCTCGAAGCCGCGGGTCTCCCGTGCGGCACCGCTCCTGGGTCAGCACACGGCGGAGATCCGGAGCGAACTGAACGGCGGAGGCTCCGCCGGGGCCGGAACGTCGATCACCTCGTCGGTTGCCGATGTGGCGACCGCCCCGGCGCCTCCTTCCCTGCCGCTCGAGGGCATCCGCGTCGCCGAGTTCGCCTGGGTCTGGGCCGGGCCCTACGCCGGCGTCCTGCTCTCGGCGCTGGGAGCCGACGTGATCAAGGTCGAGGGGCCCAGACGTCTCGATCTGACCCGCCGCTCCGTCGTCTGGCCGCGATCGGACGAAGCGCCGCGGAAGATCGGCCCGGACGCCGGCATGGCGTTCAACACGATGAACCTGAACAAGCGTTCGCTGACGCTCGACCTCTCCCAGCGCGAAGGCCGCGAACTCGCCCTCCGCCTCGCCGCCGAGTGCGACGTGGTCTACGACAACATGCGGCCCGGCGCGATGGTCAAGCTCGGCCTCGACTACGAGAACCTCAGCCGGGCGAACCCCGAGCTGATCGTCGCTTCCTCGTCCGGCCGCGGCCACGGCGGCCCGGAAACCGAGTACCTGGGCTACGCGATGGTCCATCAGGGCGTCGCCGGCGGCGCGTACATCTCCGGCTACCCGGACGACCATCCGACCCACAGCGGCGGCGATGTCGACCTGATGAACGCGATCACGCTCGCGTTCTCGATCGTCGCGGCGCTGCATCACCGCCAACAGACCGGCGAGGGCCAGTTCATCGACTACTCCCAGTGCGAGGGCGTCAGCTCCATTCTCGGTGAGGTGCTCCTGGAGTACGAGATGACCGGCAGGATTCCCGAGCGCAACGGCAACGCGCACCGGAGTTCCGCCCCGCACAGTGTCTACCGCTGCTGGGGCATCGATCGCTGGCTCGCGATCGAGGTGCACAGCGACGACGAGTTCGGCCGCCTGGCGGGGACGATGGGCCAACCGGAGCTAGCCGAGGACGATCGCTTCGCCACCGGCGCGGCCAGGAAGCGGAACGAAGCCGAACTCGACGAGGTCGTCGGCGCCTGGACCCGGGAACGGGACCGCGACTGGATGGCCCGGGAACTCTGCGCCGCCGGCGTCGCCGCCGCGCCCTCGCGCGACGCCCGGGACCTCTACGCCGACTCGCACTTACGCGCCCGCGGCTCCTTCGTCACCGTCGAGCACCCGGAATGGGGCAACCTGGAACTCGTCGGGTCCCCGTTCCGCATCGAGGGCCGCGATCTCACACCGCGCCGCGCACCGCTCCTCGGCGAGCACACCGACGCGATCCTCGGCGACCTGCTCGGCTTGTCGAACGACGAGCTTGCCGACTACCGGGCACGCGGTGTCGTCGGCTGATCGCTACACTCTGCGTTCTCCATCCACAACCCGGTCCAACAAGGGAGGTCCGCTGTGACTCGACGCACCCGAACTCCACGCAGCACCGTGATGGCCGCCGCCATCGCAACCGCCGCACTGCTCTTCACCGCTTCCGCCCTCGCCCAGAGCGGCAACTCCGTGACCGTCGACATCATGAGCAAGTACCGGGTGGCGCCGAACATCACGTACCTGACGGCTGACGGCTACGAGTCCAAGCTCGACGTGATGACCCCACGCAGCCAAGGCCCGGTGCCCACCCTGATCTACATCCACGGCGGCGGCTGGGTCGGCGGCACGAAGGAGTCCAGCGTGCTGCGGGCACTCCCGTACCTCGAGATGGGCTGGGCGGTGGTCAACGTCGAGTACCGCCTGGGCCGCAACGCGCTCGCGCCCGGCGCCGTCGAGGACTGCCGCTGCGCGCTGCGCTGGGTGTACGAGAACGCGGAGGACTACAACATCGACACCTCCCGCCTGGTCGTCACCGGTGCCTCGGCGGGCGGTCACCTGTCACTGACCACGGGCATGCTGCCGGCCTCCGCCGGCCTCGACCGGCTCTGCCCGGGCCGCGACGCGAACCGTCCGGGCTGGGCAGCCGCCGACGAGTACGAGATGCCGGTCGCCGCCATCGTCAACTGGTTCGGGATCACCGATGTCGGCGACCTGCTCGAGGGCGTGAACGCGAAGAGCTACGCGGTCGCCTGGATGGGCTCGCGGTCCGACCGCATGGAACTCGCCAAGCGAGTGTCTCCCATGACCTACGCCCGTTCCGGCCTGCCGCCGATCCTGACGATTCACGGCGACGTGGACAACATCGTCCCCTACCAGCACGCCCTCGACCTGCACGCCAAGCTCGATGAGGCCGGTGTGGTGAACAAGATCCACACCGTGCCGGGCAAGGGACATGGCAACTTCAGCCCCGACGAGCAGCAGGAGATCTTCCGGGTCATCCGCGCCTTCCTCGCCGAGCATGTGACAGGTGGAGGCGGCGCGAGCACCGGCGCCGAGTGACCTCTGCCACTGGGTGCGCCGGCGTCCCCGCCGGCTTCCGGTAGGAGGCTTGCGTGACGCATGACCCCGCATCCGGGGCCCCCGACCTGTGCACCCGCACCGCCGTTGACCTCGCCGCGTTTCTGGCAAGCGGCGAGGTTTCGGCGGTGGAGGTTCTGGAAGCACACCTCGGCTGGATCGACCGCCGCAACCCCGAGCTCAACGCGATCTGCACCCTCGACCGCGACCACGCGCTTGAGCAGGCGCGGGCCGCCGACGATCTGCGCCACCGTGATCCGGAAGCCGCCGCCGCAAAGCCCCTGCTCGGCCTGCCGACCGCTGTCAAGGACCTGGTGCCGACGAAGGGGATCCGCACCACCTTCGGCTCGCCGATCTTCGCGGACAACGTCCCCGACTTCGACGCCCTGATCGTCGAGCGGATCCGCGATGCCGGCGCCGTCGTCATCGGCAAGACGAACACGCCCGAGTTCGGCGCCGGCTCGCAGACCTTCAACCCCGTGTTCGGCAAGACGAGGAATCCCTGGGACCCCAGCCGGACCTGCGGCGGTTCGAGCGGCGGCGCGGCCGCCGCGCTCGCCAGCGGCATGCTGCCCATCGCCGACGGCAGCGACCTCGGCGGTTCGCTCCGCAACCCGGCCAGCTTCTGCGGCGGCGTCGGCTTCCGGCCGACGCCGGGCCGCGTGCCGCGGGTGCCTCCAGAGCAGGGCTGGGACGACCTTGCCGTGCTTGGACCGATGGGGCGTAACGTCGCCGACGCGGCGCTCCTGTTCGCCGTGATCGCCGGGCCCGATCCGAGGGATCCCATCTCCCTCACGCACCCATCCGAGCCCTGGTATCCGGTCGAACCTGCTGACCTTCGCGGGCTTCGCCTCGCCTGGACCGACAACCTCGGCCGCTACCCGGTCGAACGCGAGGTCGTCGAAGTCTGCGAGGCGGCCCTGCCGGTGTTCCGGAACCTGGGCGCCGAGGTCGAGAAAGCCGCGCCCGATCTCTCCGGCGCGGGCCACATCTTCCGCACCCTGCGCGCCAACCTGTTCGCCGACAAGCTGGGGCCGCTGTTCCCCGGGCACCGCGCCCAGATGAAGGACACGGTGATCGAGGAGATCGAACGCGGCCTGGCGCTCTCCGGGCCGGACATCGCGTCAGCCCAGGCCGAACGCACCCGCCTCCACTGCCGGGTTGTCTCCTTCTTCGAACGCTATGACGCGCTCATCCTGCCAACGGTCCAGGTCCTCCCCTTCGACGTCGACCAGCCCTACCCGACCGAGATCAAAGGGCAGACCATGTCGAGCTACACCGACTGGATGGCCTCCTGTTACTCGATCACCGTCACCGGCTGCCCGGCGATCTCCGTGCCCTGCGGAGTCGGCCCCTCGGGCCTGCCGGTGGGCCTTCAGGTCGTCACTCCCCGCGGCAGTGATCGCACGACGCTCGCGATCGCGGCCGCGTTCGAGACCGCGAGGGCGGCCAACACCGTCCCCTAGACTCTCGGAATGACCCGTTTCGGGTGCGGGTTGCATTTGGACATGCCCCGGATACTGCTTTGCCTCGGCCTCGCCGGACTCGCCGCCGGCCCCCTGGCCGCCCAACCCGCCGACGCGCCCAACATCGTCACCGGCGCCGTTGTCGACTACAGCGGCGCACCCGCCGCCGACATCGAGGTCGTTCTACGACCCCATCCGAACGCGTTCGAAGCGGATCTGTACGTTCTCGGTCACTCGGACGCGCTGCCGGAGGCCGTCGACAGGACCCGTTCCGACGCGGACGGATCCTTCTCCCTCTCGGCACCCGCGGCAGGTCCCTATCGCCTGGAGTTCGGACGCTCGAGGCCCCCGACCGACTCGGTTCCCGCCATGCCGCTGGTCCAGGGAGTCATCGTGCCGCTCAAGGGGTCGCGAGTCGCGGAAACCGTTGATGTACCCGATCGCCATCCGATCGCCGTCCGAGTGCTGGATTCATACGATCAGCCGATCGCGGGCGCCCTGGTCGTGGCGAACCCCGCCGTTCTGACACCGCCTCGCACCGCTGCTGCCATGACCCGGATGGCCCGGGACATGAGCGCGGGAAACTACTCGCGGCCGGCGGAGCAGCACCTGTTCCCCACCTACCACCCCTCCGCCGCTCGCACTGATGCCGAGGGCATTGCGCGGTTCGTCATGCCGAACGCGGACGCCACCGTCCTCGTCTCGGCGACGGGCTTCGTCCTCGGCAAGGGAGCGACGAGAGCCGGCCGTCTTGCGTTGCGCCTGGAGGCGAATCCCGGAATCAGACTGCGCGTGCGCGGTCCAACGGGCGCACCGGTGCCCGGTGCGGTGGTCCGCACGGCAACCGCCCGCGACAGGAGAGTGAACGCCGGCACGCCCACTGCCCGCCGGACGATCAGCACACCCGCCGCTCTCGGCGGTTTCGACACGCCTCTGGCGATCACTGACGAGAATGGCGAAGCCATCATCGGCCCGACGCCTGGCATCGAGACTGCTCTGGAGGTCGAAGCAGCCGACGGTGGCTTCGCCCAGGTCTCCCTGCCAGCGGCGAATCCGGCCGAATCGCCGGACCGCCATCACATCATCGACGTGAGACTGGAGGAGCCCCTACGGATACCAGGCCGGATCGTCGACGCGGCTTCCGGCCTGCCCATCCACAACGCGGCGATCTGGGTCCACCTGTTCCCCGGCCACCACGCCTTCAGCGATCCCACCGGCGCTTTCGACCTGAGCACCCGACCCGCCAGCCGGGCGACGCGCCTGCAGGCGACGGCGACCGGCTTCCTTCCCGAGCGAGTCGACATCAGCGCCGCGGACCTGTCCAACCGGGAGGAAGTGCGGATCGGACTGACGCCTTCAGCACCCCTTCGGGGCCTGGTCACCGACGAAGCCGGTCAACCCGTTGCCGGGGCCAGTATCCGGGCGGAACCACGCGGCGATGGAGTTCCATCCCGCTTCTCGTTGTCGTCCCGCCCAGCCACCTCAGGCTCCGACGGTTTCTTCCGGGTAGCGGAAGCCTTGTACGGACATGCCTACCGCTTGACCGCGCAAGCGGCGGGCTACGCCATATCCGCCCTCGACCTGCCGCCCCTGGAGCCGGGCATGGCTGTCGACCCCGTTCATCTCGTGCTGAGCAAGGGCCGGCGTGTCCTCGGCTCAGTGGTCGATAGCGACGGAAACCCTGTGGCGGAGGCTGAGGTCTCGCTGCTCTGGCCTCTCGATCCGTCCGAATTCCGGTCCGGGTTCGAGACTCCGGCCGGAGCCGCCGCAACCGACGGTCGGGGCGTCTTCGTACTCCCCGACACCGGACCAGGAGGGTACGAGATCCTCGTCGGCCATGCCGACTACGCCCATCGGCCACCCTCCCAGGTCGAGGTGCCGGCCGGAGAGTCGGACTTCGATCTCGGCGATCTCACCCTGGCGGCCGGCGGAGCGGTCCACGGCATCGTCAGGGACCCCGACGGAGAACCGGTCGGCGGCGCCACCATTCAGGCCCACGAACGAGATTGGTTCGAATCTCCGGTCAGAACGGCCACCACCGACGCCGACGGCCGATTCCGTCTCGTCGGATTCTCCTCGGACCTCGCCGACCTTGGCGTTCAGGCCAGCGGCTACCCGGTCCACATTGAGCCGGACGTACGCGTAGACCGCGACGATCCGGTGCTGATCGAACTCCAGCCCGGCGCCTCCATCGATGGCCGCGTCCTC
Encoded proteins:
- a CDS encoding carboxypeptidase regulatory-like domain-containing protein encodes the protein MTRFGCGLHLDMPRILLCLGLAGLAAGPLAAQPADAPNIVTGAVVDYSGAPAADIEVVLRPHPNAFEADLYVLGHSDALPEAVDRTRSDADGSFSLSAPAAGPYRLEFGRSRPPTDSVPAMPLVQGVIVPLKGSRVAETVDVPDRHPIAVRVLDSYDQPIAGALVVANPAVLTPPRTAAAMTRMARDMSAGNYSRPAEQHLFPTYHPSAARTDAEGIARFVMPNADATVLVSATGFVLGKGATRAGRLALRLEANPGIRLRVRGPTGAPVPGAVVRTATARDRRVNAGTPTARRTISTPAALGGFDTPLAITDENGEAIIGPTPGIETALEVEAADGGFAQVSLPAANPAESPDRHHIIDVRLEEPLRIPGRIVDAASGLPIHNAAIWVHLFPGHHAFSDPTGAFDLSTRPASRATRLQATATGFLPERVDISAADLSNREEVRIGLTPSAPLRGLVTDEAGQPVAGASIRAEPRGDGVPSRFSLSSRPATSGSDGFFRVAEALYGHAYRLTAQAAGYAISALDLPPLEPGMAVDPVHLVLSKGRRVLGSVVDSDGNPVAEAEVSLLWPLDPSEFRSGFETPAGAAATDGRGVFVLPDTGPGGYEILVGHADYAHRPPSQVEVPAGESDFDLGDLTLAAGGAVHGIVRDPDGEPVGGATIQAHERDWFESPVRTATTDADGRFRLVGFSSDLADLGVQASGYPVHIEPDVRVDRDDPVLIELQPGASIDGRVLDHGGNGVSGVSVRLRIEFDFSRRSDPRLWDAVDGFPSQVTDQHGRFRFNGLAAGTWSAEASRGAEGAKLDGIELIPGGEREIELLLRTRDRLIVTVVTEVGEPVADARIRVETPGERFPTGSGRTDGSGRDVIHIDPGPATVKVSHTTLRDESRQVRLDPGDNEVRFQLRPGVELSGTVRSYDGAPLALATVEAETEYAFGVESHDTNTVSDHNGAFRLTGLETRRYNLTARSPGYADGGPDEPIEIGDATVEGIEIVLEPEVSIVGVVTGLSPSDLNQVEVSAWNWPRHRDATRGTDGNFSIQGIGPGTWEVTAIKGEWERTVERTVTIERGMTEVFVELPFERGLRLSGQVVEDGAPLGGANLWVGDASARADREGRFALEGLDPGPNQVTISRPDFSGLQYQSIDLQTDLEDVRFELEPTAATVAGVVVDAETGQPVDYARLMAADAATIGAIAAGDRSGGPLVGVSYVLTQGAGHFKLELRENADHLWVSLDGYEGAQIPLNISPGEHREGLVIRLQPAPAESPNQ